A segment of the Canis lupus baileyi chromosome 21, mCanLup2.hap1, whole genome shotgun sequence genome:
CTTCCCATTACCAGGTGAATGAGTTCTGGGGATTGAATAAACAGCTTGGTAATTGGAGTTAACATTGTATGGTATACTTGAATGCTGCTTAATGGAGCTAagtcttaaatgttctcattgcaaaaaagcaaaggcaattGTGTGAGGTGATACCAGTAGTAACCCACCCTATTGTGAtcatcatttcacagtatataagTGTTTCAAAGCcccacattgtataccttaagcTCACACAATATTATAGATCAGTTATATCTCTATAAAGCTGGAGGAAAGCAAAAAcctggaggaaaacaaaaaccggggcgaatgcctttttttttttaaatggtgcaaTAGCACCACCTTGTGGGCTTATCCCAATTACACCTTGGCCAGATCTATTCTGAATAAAAGtaaactgcttaaaaaaaaaaagaaaaagaaagtaatattttatatggGTTATATTTTATGCTTGAAGAAgtggaaaaatctgaaaaatttaaTAACGTTAaccttttatttcaaaatcttcaGTTATTGTTTGTTCCCTACAGGGAATAAAATGAAACAGTCtcttcaaactttttttcctaataaaatctACCTCTTAACTGTCTTTGTATCTGCTCTTCTGCCTTTAGGACAGGGTAACCTTCAGGAGaataattgtaaaaaataatgccaaaaagagaaaaatgtatgaaaGCTTTATCGAGTCACTGCCATTCCTTAAATCTTTGGAAGTAAGTATATGTTTATCCTTTTGTTTTATCTTGCTTAAAAAGTTTGTTTCATTTAGAACATTTAGTACTGTagtaaagtttcctttttttttttaaagattttatttattcatgagatatacagagagagaggcagagacacaggcagagggagaagcaggctccatgcagggagcccgatgtgggactcgatcctgggtctccaggatcacgtcctgggcggaaggcaggtgccaaaccgctgagtcacccaggtgtccctgtagtaaagtttctttgaataaaaatttaCCCATATTTTTAGTTGAAAAGATTAAATTATGGTGTTTGTATAACACAGTATTTCTTTTACTGCCTGTAGCTACAGgcgttttgttttgctttgttttacagTAGACTTATGTGAGTGCCTACAACAGATATATATGTGGTCTTTATCTAAAAGCAGACTTAATAGATGtttactcaaagaatataaaaatactaattcaaaggaatatacACATCCCAAcatttgtagcagcattatctacaagagCTAAATTATGGACACAGCCCACATGTCCATCGACCAATGAATCATAACGAAGAAGTGGGAAATATAtgtacaacagaatattactatattactcagccataaaaaaaaatgaactcttggcaCTTACGACGTGGATGAAGCctgagagtataatgctaagcaaactaagagaaacacaaatagcatatgatttcactcatgtaacatttaaacaaaacagatgagctgagggaaaataaagtgagagaggcaaaccaagaaacagatttaaaaaaaaaaaaacagattcttaactataggggacagactggtggttaccaggggggaggaggagagaggggagggggaaacaaCTGGTGATGGGGGTTGAGGAAGGCATTGCTGCGATGAGCGCCAGGTGTTGTATGCAAGTGTTGgatttgattgatttgtgaactaggatttaaataaaaacttaaaaaaaaaatttaaagcaggcTTCAAGCTACAGTAGAAATGTAGACAGTAGCACTAGTTGGTCCAAACACAGTGTATCTTTTCCTTCACAGTCAACTTTACTGTTTAGTCCTCTTCTTCTTCAGATTGACACTCGGGGTCTCTTCTGTTTTCAGGCTACACTACTTGGTGAACTTGTCAAATCCCCtggctttaaatatcatttatatattgatGCCTCCTAAAATTGATATTGCCAGGCAAggtccctctccccccccccccccccaatggcAGGCGCATTTATCCAACCACATAGTTGACATCTGCTCTCAGGTGTCTGATGACCTCTCTAACCTAGCGCCTCCAGATCTCCTACCCTCGTCTTCCCCATCTTACTGCAGCTTGGCCAGAAGCCTTGGGATTAGTACTGACTCATCTATTGAAATTTGTCTGTTGGGTTGTTGGTACACGCCCGGTAGAGGTTTTGGCCACATTACAGAATGCGTATGAGGCAGCTGATCATGTCTAGCAGCCTCTCTTTTAAATGAAAGTCGATTGGGGGCTGGAAATCCTAACGTACAGGAGAAGACAAAGCCAGGATGGGACATCGGCTAACCATGTGCTGCAGCCAAAGAACTGTTGCTGGTCCCCACAGCCTGTTGTCACCATGTGCCATTAATGTGGCCTGAGTGTTGCTGAGTCTCctgatttttcaagagaagctgaGAATTCAGATTTTTTGTGAGAAATCGATTTTAAAATGGTGGCAGTTCATGAACACGACACACATGCACAAAGCACACATTGCTCCTTTGATTTGGCCTATAGGCTGCTGGTCTTTAACTTGCGAAATAGATAAGATACCTATTTAGTCTgtttaatgctatttttttttcctttgtaggtTTCTGAGCGCCTGAAAGTGGTAGATGTGATAGGCACCAAAGTATACAACGATGGGGAACAAATCATTGCTCAGGTATAGTGCTGTATAGGGGGTTCAGCTCCGGGTTACGATCCGTTCTTACCGCAAGTCTTGATACATTTTTCATGTGTGTCTAGAACTAGTATGCAGTGCAGATTAAATGAATATTCCACCTAAGGACCTGTTGAGAGTGGTTTAATTTACAGCCATTAagctatttgaatattttctttatataacaaACTCCTGATGATCATGTATTAAATCGGCAGGTGGATTTCaggataattttttattggcACGTGAAATTCAAATGTATCTACAGTAAGATGTTGTCAACAATCAGGCAAGTGTTCCTTGAGGTGTAATAAGGACCCCGAAGATGTGCTGGGAGTTACTGCAGTTTGGTCTGATTAGTTCAGGACGAAGCCTCCTGGGGCTACTCCCGTGATAAAATTAATCCACAAGCAGCGTGTACTGTGTCAGCTTCCAGGCACGAGATGGGGGCCAACATGCTGTTTAACCCCTGATGCTTCTTTGGGACCCCAGTTGGAAAGGGTAGGACTACACACCTTGGTTACAACAGGGTTGCCAAGAAGTAGGATTTATGAAGTTAGTTGAAGTTGACAGATAAAGCAGACAGATGATAGagcctggatttcttttttttttttttttttttttacagcctgGATTTCTTAATTACAGTTCTGAAGCAatgggtgggggcacctggctggctcagtgggcacAACCCACCGGCCcaattttgccattttaacaTGCATTTAGAGCacgttttgaaaacaaaattatcgGGCGCTTGGCTGACTTggtcagtagagtgtgtgactcttgatcttggggttgtgagttcaagcccattctgggtgtagagattatttaaaaataaaatctgaaagaaaaaattacagtCAGTAGTCTTATTATgattttaaacacttaaaaatctaACAGGAAGCTCTTATGATAGAAAGATAAGAAATTATAGTCTTTTTAGGTATTACTTGTCTTTTAATCATTTATAAACATACATTACATAAATCTATAGTCCACATTTTTGTGATGTAATCTGATACTGTGTTTCTTGAATTATATGTACTAAAGAGTTTCAGAATACACAAGTTTCTCTAGAATCGCTTTGAGAGGCTCCCGAAAAGTCAGTATCTGCTATCATCTGTCCTGTACTATTTAATTCAGAAGGCATCATTGGGAATCAAATCAGAGTTcacccaaaaacaaaaagaagggaaaCTAGGGATGTAGTTAGAAAGGCTTTCAGAAGCGTTTTTGAGGCCCCGAGGTGGAGTGGGACATCTGTAACAATGTCAGGGCCCCCGTGGACTGCTTCCTGGTAAGGCTGGTGGTTTTCTCCTCTGTGGGTGCCTGTGCTGATGCTTGCTGTCAGAGGACACGGGGTACCCATCCGAGTGCTTCTCGAGGAGCACGGGATCAgctggcagggcaggggctgtgcTGGGACCTGGCACTCCGTTCCTGACTATGTACGCTGCCACCCAGGCTGGACTTGGGGCACAATTCTTACCTCTgtatttgtcatattttcttgGCTAGTTTTAGCAAGAAGTGCCATGGGAGAGTTGTTattatttcaaacaattttacagatgagctcGCGACTATGTAATCATTGATCACAGCCTCTCAGTGTAGACGGTGAGATAGTTTGTTCCAGTGGGGGGGTGGGCTTCACTTTTCGGGCAGAGGGTCCATACGGTGGAGCCGGACTGATCCCAGGGCTACGAGAGGCAACGAGTGTGCTGTCAGCTAAGTCTACATTTCTGCCCTCTGCTTTGGTTTCTATCTTACAGGGAGACTCGGCGGATTCTTTTTTCATCGTAGAATCTGGCGAAGTGAAAATCACTATGAAAAGGAAGGTAAGTGTTTGCCCAGCCCTAAGACTCCGCGTTAGCGATGGCTTTCCTTTCGATGCTTACGCTAGGGTTACTGGGTTTTCGTAAGCGGAGTGAAGGCTCATACTCTTGCTTACCTTGTCAGGGGAAGTCAGAGGTGGAAGAGGACGGCGCCGTGGAAATCGCTCGGTGTTCCCGGGGACAGTACTTCGGAGAACTGGCTCTGGTCACTAACAAACCTCGAGCAGCTTCCGCACACGCCATCGGGACTGTCAAATGTTTAGGTAGGAGTCAGAGCAGGGGACGTGCCTGTCCTGCATTTGGTGTGTTCGTGTGACTGTACTGATGGTCTCACTGGGTTCCCAAGTTCTATGGTCCCCACAAAAGAGAACAAGGTTAGGGTTCATTAGAATCCATTTGTGGGAacctttagtttttttctttacaaattgtCACATGCCTATTTTGTTCCTCTGTACAGGCatgaaaggacatttttttttttaaagattttatttgacacagggcacaagcagggggaactgcaggcgaagggagggggagaagcaggcttcccactgagcagggagtccaaggtgggactcgatcccaggaccctgagatcatgacctgagctggagccagacacttaacccactgagccagccaggcaccccgaaaGATTCTGACTGTGGACTTCTAGGTCTAATCTTTCCAGTAAAGTTTGTGTTCCTTATAAAAAGCAAGCTAGAACAGTATTTTGATTGTGTACATCCAGGTCTGTGGGCAGAGCCGGAAGGTCTGCGGAAATACTTCCTCATCCTCGTCCTAGGAAACAAACGTTCAGCTTTGTCAGAGCGCAGTACAGTTTTCTCTGTTGTTCAGCAGTTCATTCTGTGCAGTACAAATGCCCCTTCAGCCGGAAGACCTCTGTCTGTATGAGATCTGACGTAGGAGAAAACTTCACTTTAACAGTGAAAAATGGAATTCAGGAATTGATGTAGACGGACATTGTAGGAAAATTGATTCCACAGTAATTGGCCACTCTGTGCTCTTGCCCACGGTTCAGTAGAATAAACTGAGCTTCCTCAGATCTGCAGGCTTCTTCAGAATTAACTTCTTTGAGAAGTCACTTTTGAAAAGGCTTTTCAGTAAGTATAATATTAGTcaagtgttgggatccctgggtggcgcagcggtttggcacctgcctttggcccagggcacgatcctggagacccgggatcgaatcccacgtcgggctcccggtgcatggagcctgcttctccctctgcctatgtctctgcctctctctccctctctctgtgtgactatcataaataaataaaaatttattaaaaaaaaatattagtcggggatccctgggtggcgcagcggtttggcgcctgcctttggcccagggcgcgattctggagacccaggatcgagtcccacatcgggctcccggtgcatggagcctgcttctccctctgcctgtgtctctgcctctctctctctctctgtgactatcataaataaataaaaaattaaaaaaaaatattagtcaaGTGTTATACTTGGAGGAAAGAGATGGTAGGTAGAAACTGATAGGTGATTTTCCTGAGTACAGACAGGAGTAAGAGTAAAGGTAAAGTGAGTGAAACCCCATTAATTTTTTCctatactgggcagcccgggtggctcagcggtttagcgccgccttcagcccaaggtgtgatcctggagacccgggattgagtcccacgttgggctccctgcatggagcctgcttctccctctgcctgtgtctctgcctctctctctctttctgtgtcttccatgaataaataaaatcttaaaaaaaattttttttctataccaAATTGAGTCACAttaaagaaaatctgagaaatacAGAGGAGGTTAGGAAAATCTAAGGAGTCACTCATACCACCACCACCTGGTGATTAACACATCTTGTTATAATTCCTTCTCATCTTTATTTGCATGAGTTTTCTGGTTTTAAAGTTTTGtcaactggttttttttttttttttcattcactgtaGCTTATTAGGCACttgctcattttatttctcattttatcaaaTTGTAACATTGTATTACGTGTATACATATAAGTTAGTCATCTCCATCTCCCAGTGGCAAGTATGTTGGGGGTTCTGGCTCCGTATTTTGGGGTGGGGAGTTTCATGCCTGTGTGCACAGACTACTTTTCCACATACAGGATTTTCCCTTAGAAATGTTCTCAGGAGTATGCTTTCTTTTTGTGGCGTTCAAGGTAAACCGCCAGCTCTCTTGGTCCGTCCTAATTTACATGCTACCAGCAGTGCAGGAATGTCCACTTCTCTATTCTTACAAACTTTGTCTTTTGTACCTTTGCAAatatgaaaggcaaaaaaaatttttgttttaatttgtatttctacaGTAGAAGAGTGGGATCATATTTCCCATGTGTATATTACacactgagtttttaaaaatgcatgagaCAGGCAAGGAAAGTGAGACACGGCATATACTTACAAGCGGACAACAGCCTTTTGGCCACCACTTGGAACTGACCGGACAATAGGGTGAGAGAGTAATCATTATAAAAGGTAACACTGGGTCTTCACAGCATAGCACTGTAAACCCCGAGAGGGGAAGAcagtagaggaaaaagaaaaatcccttgcCCCCTTTAAGGAGTTCATATTACTGAAGTGGTGACATCAAAacgaatttattttttcaaattccaaGACCCTTGCCATAACAGCCCATTTTTTTCTTACCATAGACCAGGAGCCTCCCACCCAACCTAGCATTGCACAATCACTGGCTGTTGACTTTTTCAAGTGGAACATTTTTATCCTTATGCCCTTTTCTCGCACTTGATACATGTCTGAAAGTACCAAAGCATTAACACAATGCAGAATGGGCATCATAAGTGACTTCAGAATTTTTCAGATTTCCAAAGAAtgttaaatttatgtatttttcttttattctcgcCTTTTCTTAGCCATGGATGTGCAGGCATTTGAAAGGCTTTTGGGACCTTGCATGGAAATTATGAAAAGGAACATTGCCACCTATGAAGAACAATTAGTTGCCCTGTTTGGAACTAACATGGATATTGTTGAACCCACTGCATGAAGCAAAAGTCTGGAACAAGACCTGTAGTGACAAAATTACACAGTAGTGGTTAGTCCACTGAGAATGTGTTTGTGTAGATGCCAAGCATTTTCTgtgatttcaggtttttttcccttttttttttttttttttacatttacaatgTATCTGTAAACAGAGTAGTGATTTAATACTCAATAGGCTTTACCATCACTTTCTAAAGAGTAGATCAAAGAAATATTGACATACTGATGAAATGACTTTGTACTCCACAAAATTACAATTTGAGTGAAAGGTTTATTCAAATGATTGTAATATATTGAAAGTATCTGTGTGTAAGAAGATAATTCAAGGACGCTGCCATGGGCGATTTGTGTTCATTTGGACTTCCTCGGATTGCTTGTGTTAGTGACTATGCCCATGTAAAAGGGAATTGGCAGTGAATCATGCTGGACAGCATGGCATCACATTCTTTTTACAACTCTCACTATATATAGTAAGTACagttttaatcatttttgttttctcaagttTTTCTGGCTTGATAAGTTCTGTGCTGGCCTTGGGCTATGGTGAAATGATAGAACACATCATATGCAATTTTCCaaccttttatatttttgcaataaAGTACATTTTGACTTCTTCGGCATAATGTCAGCGACCAGTGGTTTTAAGGACGGGCAGTGTGGTCATTATGATAATAGGGAAGAGTCCTTTTTTAGAGGAGAGATCATTAACACAATTTCCTCATAAAGCGTATATCtgcttcctttttccattttgtagTTCTCTATACTCTTTAAAAGTTTGAGTTCGACATTTAATGTAACAAATGGTTTTTTAAGTGCTATATAAACTTGTCTTCTACAAGCCAGAGATCTTACatatgctaaaaaagaaaaaaaagaaaaaagaaaaaaccacctCTCCTATGCCAAAAATATTTTGGGGTCCTTATCCACACATAGCATATTTCTCTGTTCTTTACTAGGTGTACATAATATGATCCTTTGCAGACATCTCCCATGGGTTTTCTTTAGGGTggcagaaataaacttttataagCAAAACCATACGTAAAGATAAAAGGAATTTCTGTCCTGTCCCAATGTACCATTAGGCCTTGCCATTTACATTAATGTAGGACTCAAAAGTGCAGGATGAGCTTAATAGATTTTTCATTGATAATTAATGTGCTTACTGTTCTGACACACAGGATGAATTACATTCAACCAAAGCAGTATTATTCTTCACGTGATTTCTAGGCCCACATGACCCCAGTGTCTGGAGAGGTTAATTTGAACCAGTAGTTCACTCTTAAATGAGTAATTTCATTTTGGGAAATAAGTTTTAAGGAAATGTGTACCTGGGGAAAAATATTCTGTGGCCATTATAGTATGATGTTACTAGAGAACGTTTATGGTCttacatatataatgaaaatatggttaaaatgtGTTCATCAAATAATGTACATATAAAAAGTATGTAAAGTATAACTTAGCCACGTTTTAGAACACTGTTTAACAATTTTGCAAACTTTCTTGTAGGAAGAGAGCTTACAACAAGAAGATgacttgttttctatttcagattttattttaaaagccaggtctgttaaacaagaaaaaaacatgacGAATCCCCAGATTCCTGGATCATTATTCTGTATTCTTTATCCactttttttaagagatcttgTTGCATCAGCTGATTGTTAACTATTCATGGAATAGCAGACAAATGCCTGTTTAATAAAGAACTCTGACCAAGGCTGTAAATGCCAGTTACATTATTTTCAGTATTGTTGGTTATATTTAAATTTACCTTATAATAAAGCacacttttataataaaaatgtttttaatgaagtttgggggtttttttatttttgtttttgtttttgttttgttttgttttgtttcacttatttctttaCTAGGACCTCCGTAGCGCATATTGTACTATGTGAGAAGCAGGACAGGGAGGTGGCCCATGTGAGAGCTGCCTCCTGGGCATAACGCAACAAGAAAGTATAGTTCTTTATGGCAATGGGTATTTACAGATTTTAACTATTAGTCATACGTGATTTAAACAGTTGTAGTGTGCTGCAGACTAATTTGGCCGTTTAGGTCTGCTAAAGAAATGTGGCTAATCGGGGGAAGTGACATGTTACAGTGTCTAATTAAAACACCTCAAGTTTGACTTGTGGATGTGGATGTTATCATTCAGCCACAAATCAAGATTCTTTACTCTTGGGAAATCCTCTGTTGAAGTTTCATTCAAGGATATATTATGTATAGCTACAAATTATTCTAGAAGAACATTCTAGTAACACAAGTGCTTCTCCTTGTTTTCTAGAAGTGTGTGTCCTGCATGTCATCATGAACTAGGGCTTGCTGCGTGTATTGTAACCGGCACTACTTGTGACACCTGTGGGGGTATTTGGCTTACTGTTAGAAGCTGGCAGGCCATTTAAAATGCGGAGAAATGTTGTAAGGGAGGCATGAGACATGAAGTAAGGGACCTGAGTTGGACTGAAATATGTAAGATTAAGTGCCAAGGCCTTTTCCTTTCTAATGCATCTTGAAGACACTGATCGAATTTTCCCAGTATTCTGAAGCAATGTTATGTTTACAACAAGGACTCCACGACCTATGGCATTCTTAAAACTGGTCATGTGTAAGCCCGGAGGGGCAAGTAATACATCTGGATAAGCCACGGCTTGGTTAAATAACCAAAGAAGGAATTCTAACatctaaataaaatgtgaataccTAAGGGGGCAATGGGATTATTAACACACAAGGGAGACACAGGAGGACAAGGAAGGCTGGCATCTGAAATTGAGACTGTGAAGTacagccccatgttgagtatcAGAACTGTGACCAGAACAGATCGGAAGAGGAGTTGAGACAACCTTACCTGTTCcaggatatttttaaaggcaGCAAAACTGGTTGAGCAACTGAAACTGTATAGTTGTTAGTCTTAccaggtacttaaaaaaaaaaaaaaaaaaaaaaaaaaaaacacacacacacatacacacacacaaaccttaACAGTATAACGAATCATGAAAACATAAACAGGAAAGTCTTTACCAGGGACTGGAAGAGGGCTTGTGCGCCCAAGAAGAACTGTGGGGGCTCAGATCAATTCAGTCTGTGGGAGTGAGAAGCGGGGACTTTGCCCCATCACTTAAATCACTCACGTGGTGAGCGGGTGGCAAACTCCAGGCACCTGCGAGCTCTCGGTTCCCCCGTGCAGTTCTTGGCTCCCTGTTTTTTCCCATATTGAGCCTATTGAGAAAAAGGTGTCAAGTTTGCAGTGCAGAGGAAGACTCTCGAGAGGAAAACTTTTATTTGACCAATAGATCTGGGCCTTTCAGTCCCTTTTTATGCTTTaaatctataaatctaaaattgcCCAAGAAATCCTGAAGATGGGTGTAACGTTTACTTTTGGGAAGATGGGATGAAGCATGCTGTGGAAGTAACTGCATCATAAAGATGAAAGGACACGTATTAGGTAGGTGGTTAACCCCAGATTTAACCACAGCCTGACCCTTGCCACCCtaccccacaaaaaaaaaaaaaaaaaaaaaaccaaaacgtAGTGCaagatgtatatatatgaaaCGTTTTGTTGGTATTGATAATTGAGATGTTACAGTAAGTGGATTTTTACTctcaactgcaaaaaaaaaacccaaaatgagcTCTTTTCCAGGAGACCAGGGAAAGTTTTAAGTGTGAGCTGGCAATGGACTCAAATGACCAAAGCAGCCTTAGCTCCCGCCCATGACCACCCAGAAGGGAAACCCTGAATGTTTTCtgcttaacattaaaaaaaaaaaaaaaaaaggttacagtgagtgaatgagtgagcaGTAAATACGACCAGTCAGAAATCTCATAAAGTTGCTTCCCATCGCTGATTTTCCATCTTTGTCCTAATGGAAACCGACCCAGGTCCTGCTGAGGAGCAAGAGGACCAGCTGTCTCCCGAGaccccctctgcctccttgggGCCACTGCTTTACAATAGTGACTATATTCTTGACACCTATACACACGGCATGTGTAAATGACACGTTTGATTATTTTAGAAGAGGTGCTCGGTATCAACACATCTTTGGGCAATTTTTTTGTGTGCTTGGTCCTTAAATTAGCCGAACTTAAATGAGCTTCCACATTTTTACTCTCCCGGCACATTGTGATAAGCTGTGGGACTTGAGGGCGTGCAAGTGGATTGGAAGCCTGTTCGCGGCGTGTGTCCAGCAGCACGGGACACACAGCGTAGCCCGTGATGACTCTATTCTCGTAAGACAGAGCACGCTGCTCATTTCCTCCCAGCTCCTCCTTCATTTGTTGAGCAGACTTGTACACTGAGGGCCCAGACAGAAGGATGCACaggaggtggaggcagggggGAGGGAACGTTCGCCAAGGTTGGGGGTTGGCCAGTGGAAGCAAAACACTAAGTGGAGCATAGTGTGACAAGAGCTGTGCACGTCTTATCCCTGtggttttaattgctttttatcaGACTCGCCTCTAAAATGGGGTACTTTTGACTGGCAGCTGAAAGAAAATAGTAGATAAGGGCCTAGAATAACTGACATGGGGAGAAAATATGTGGGAGTTTGTGTTACATGGTTCAGATAACAGGAATTCTCTAATCTAGAAAACTTGTAATAAAAGACATAAGAAAGACATTGAAAGATGAAAACCCTATTACTGCTGCTTAACTTTACAAATAGGAAGTAGGATTAAGTCAAAATTTTTGTTGCCTTCTCTAAATGCTCACATTTTCATGAATACCAAGTTgggcaacttaaaaaaatttctgaggACAAGTGAGGCCACAAAGCATCGCCCCCTCTGAGTCCTTAGGACACCCAGTTGATTTCTCCCCACTTGGATCTCCTAAACCCCACATAGTTTCAGCCACATTGAAGAACTCTACCTAAATTTCTTCCTTGCATGGAAAAGCTCACGATCTAAAGTTG
Coding sequences within it:
- the PRKAR2B gene encoding cAMP-dependent protein kinase type II-beta regulatory subunit isoform X3, which gives rise to MRKRANAPVINRFTRRASGYIYCMFPDGRMSIFIFIVCAEAYNPDEEEDDAESRIIHPKTDDQRNRLQEACKDILLFKNLDPEQMSQVLDAMFEKLVKEGEHVIDQGDDGDNFYVIDRGTFDIYVKCDGVGRCVGNYDNRGSFGELALMYNTPRAATITATSPGALWGLDRVTFRRIIVKNNAKKRKMYESFIESLPFLKSLEVSERLKVVDVIGTKVYNDGEQIIAQGDSADSFFIVESGEVKITMKRKGKSEVEEDGAVEIARCSRGQYFGELALVTNKPRAASAHAIGTVKCLAMDVQAFERLLGPCMEIMKRNIATYEEQLVALFGTNMDIVEPTA
- the PRKAR2B gene encoding cAMP-dependent protein kinase type II-beta regulatory subunit isoform X5 yields the protein MRKRANAPVINRFTRRASVCAEAYNPDEEEDDAESRIIHPKTDDQRNRLQEACKDILLFKNLDPEQMSQVLDAMFEKLVKEGEHVIDQGDDGDNFYVIDRGTFDIYVKCDGVGRCVGNYDNRGSFGELALMYNTPRAATITATSPGALWGLDRVTFRRIIVKNNAKKRKMYESFIESLPFLKSLEVSERLKVVDVIGTKVYNDGEQIIAQGDSADSFFIVESGEVKITMKRKGKSEVEEDGAVEIARCSRGQYFGELALVTNKPRAASAHAIGTVKCLAMDVQAFERLLGPCMEIMKRNIATYEEQLVALFGTNMDIVEPTA
- the PRKAR2B gene encoding cAMP-dependent protein kinase type II-beta regulatory subunit isoform X4, translating into MSKHGYSHQSHTWALTLVSPTFVIRILLSLNLLSLCAEAYNPDEEEDDAESRIIHPKTDDQRNRLQEACKDILLFKNLDPEQMSQVLDAMFEKLVKEGEHVIDQGDDGDNFYVIDRGTFDIYVKCDGVGRCVGNYDNRGSFGELALMYNTPRAATITATSPGALWGLDRVTFRRIIVKNNAKKRKMYESFIESLPFLKSLEVSERLKVVDVIGTKVYNDGEQIIAQGDSADSFFIVESGEVKITMKRKGKSEVEEDGAVEIARCSRGQYFGELALVTNKPRAASAHAIGTVKCLAMDVQAFERLLGPCMEIMKRNIATYEEQLVALFGTNMDIVEPTA